One Nicotiana tomentosiformis chromosome 4, ASM39032v3, whole genome shotgun sequence genomic window carries:
- the LOC138909670 gene encoding uncharacterized protein: MNKSIDFLSMIEECGLTYLGFYGPRYTWSNGRGPCSIVCKRLDRGLVNDNWLSSFPATTITHLDSTGSDDSPLLMDMNAQYTRHLKLEEKVLKQKTQLQWFKDGDSNSKYFHSLIRGRRRKLYIQKIKDEDGDWIQGDEVIGEAACNY; encoded by the exons ATGAACAAAAGCATTGACTTTCTAAGCATGATTGAGGAATGTGGTCTGACTTACCTGGGCTTCTATGGACCTAGATACACTTGGTCGAATGGAAGGGGTCCATGTTCTATTGTGTGTAAAAGATTGGACAGAGGTTTAGTAAATGACAATTGGCTAAGCTCCTTTCCTGCAACTACCATCACTCACTTGGATTCAACTGGCTCAGATGATTCTCCTCTTCTGATGGATATGAAT GCTCAATACACCAGACACTTGAAATTAGAAGAAAAAGTTCTGAAACAAAAAACTCAGTTGCAATGGTTCAAGGATGGTGATTCCAATTCCAAGTATTTTCATAGCTTGATAAGGGGTAGAAGAAGAAAGCTTTATATTCAAAAAATCAAGGATGAAGATGGGGATTGGATCCAGGGTGATGAAGTAATAGGTGAAGCTGCTTGTAACTACTAG